tcaactatggtccaagtcaagctctcatcccaatgctcccaagtcagctaatctttagtacctgtcaaatctgctccccataaaacggttcaccgcaggtgttcacgaatacacagtcaaccgcgaggttgagtaggaataaatactaacaacaaaaacatacgataaataatccaatttcctttttcattgcacaaccccctgacaacgtgctccttccttttacttactcattacactaatcatcccgccaatccccgGCCGGgcgcctcaacccgaaggtgagtaaacacacactacattaccaaaaggtaatgtctgcctcaacatatagttgagtaatatccaccagatggcctgcagaccaatctggggcctgcctcgagtaaatacgataaaatatcgtctgccagaataaatctgttcaaccactccacattactataagtaatgtctgccagaataaatctgttaatactacaacaatactccaccacaatacaaccaacatatacaatgtaattctcccttccaacagttACGATATGATCAACCAACATATGCAATATAAATCTctcttccaacaattacgattatatcaaccaacacaattcacatacgatcaatttcactttaatacaaaccatccaacaaacattatcgagtaaaagttgagtaggatttatccctacctgataagcaattccaattaagcagctcaagcaatccaataaataaagcaaatccgatccgattataattcttcacaaccgtcaccttaATTAATTATCGCTGCTAATTCCGTTACCAGTACTTTCTTAATCTCCCTAttgtgaattattttcagatttgatgaataataaagactattgcttgaggtttcatctatttatattggtaggctaaggttataaggaaccaattaggaaatataaaatatatttattattattagtagtaattaTCCGATCCGACAATTAATCAACCCATTTATGCAACATATATAGTCGACCCAAGCCCTATAGCACATGACCCAACTTcaattccgtctttctttattattttatttatttaattaccgtctcataacaaatattattataataaatacaattactattattattattattactattgttattattataattattatcgtattactattattattataacataataatcattcactattaccatataaattatcgtatattattattacccaattaccattccgacccattactctattattttattattttattatatcatttcgtcttattcacaattattaattataactgtcataatcaattattcgaattacgtaaattagaTATATATACTTCactaaactacggggtattacaagaGTGGAGACACTTATGCTGGAATAGCCTCAATCCTCCTAAATGCTCATTTATTATGTGGGAGTACCTGAAGCAGAGGTTACCTACTAAGGATAGGCTACTGAAAATGGGACTCATGATAGACCAAAATTGTCCTATTTGTTCAAGCTCACCTGAGAGTCATGCTCACATAGTTAATGAGTGTGTGTATGCTAAGGTGTGTATCAGATTGCTGCAGAAATACCTGCACATCAATTTCAGAATGCAGGATCTGGTTCACTGGTATTCTGCAGGCAGGAAAGTCACTAAACTTCAAAGGAGATTTGCTGGTGCATGCCATGTTGCGTTAATTTACTGGATTTGGAGGATCCGCAATGAAGCAAGACTGGATATGGTGGTACGGAGTCCTGATGCAATAGTCAAGCTGAGTATGGATGAAGTCAAGACCCGTTTTTTGAAGCAGAATACTAAGCCTCTGAAGATAAAGGATCAGACATGGTTTCAAGCTCTTGGGACTTAGTTTTATTCTTTCATTCTTTATTGATTTATGTATTCTTTTTTGTAGCTGGATATGAATGATGTACATGAACTCTTATTTTTGCCTGATGATATATACTtaactttcccaaaaaaaaaaaaaaaaaaaaaatctcgggtttcaaaggcaacactcaatcaacaaggagcatctttattctttaacaaatcaAGAAATtccagctcaataatcaaggaatggcaccaaggagatcctcatttaggaatgggagaagacCAAGGAggaggggaagttcttctacctcccatgtcaacacattaagaagggagcatgaagagattgtagatcttacaaggcttaatgacttctcaaatgtggaatttgtcaatgatgtgcaaagattagtcttccaccggcttctaagtaagaatattcttcccactaagtttttatgtcatgctaccttgaggaaacttgggatttatcaccaagtggaagttctctttgaagtatttggtctctctaccctttttcgcatgtatgaacaaacttatcgatcccttgtgcttgaatttttgagctttttgaagattacaaccttgaacaaaacaatatgcatagaatttaggttggagaatgtttctaggatgatgacccttgtagaattcgcaaatgtgctcggtctcgatgtttcgcctacccggacatcgaagccaaagaagtatagtgttgaacctttgtggagggccatgaccggccgggatttcatacacaccaaggaATGTCTGGCTTCTCATATCCAAAATCCTATCTTGAGGCTTACTTATCGATTCCTTtcgggcactctacttgctcgccgagatccggccatagtgaatcaacttgaccttgtgttaatggaatcctacctcaatattcaaggaaggaatgtgtaccacttcaatgcacctcttgtgctactcgataaatgggcaaagtttaggaatggtgacgatgatgggatgaaacacattgtgaatggaggactcattactaggcttgcgaagcatttcaatccgagattcaatgagaataatgagtgtgctcctcttttgggaaacacaaggataaacgaagatctt
This sequence is a window from Silene latifolia isolate original U9 population chromosome 8, ASM4854445v1, whole genome shotgun sequence. Protein-coding genes within it:
- the LOC141595478 gene encoding uncharacterized protein LOC141595478 is translated as MWEYLKQRLPTKDRLLKMGLMIDQNCPICSSSPESHAHIVNECVYAKVCIRLLQKYLHINFRMQDLVHWYSAGRKVTKLQRRFAGACHVALIYWIWRIRNEARLDMVVRSPDAIVKLSMDEVKTRFLKQNTKPLKIKDQTWFQALGT